From Microbacterium croceum, a single genomic window includes:
- a CDS encoding helix-turn-helix domain-containing protein: MDADTAAVLEAIGPRLRRLRSARQLTLAEVAALSGLSVSALSRIETGHRQPTLDALIPLARAFAVSLDRIIGAPETGDPRVNLEPQRLGTGGVAVPLTQHPGRVQAFKHVLGPREPVLASHRGHAWIHVLAGHLRLVIGREEHLLEPGEQVEFDSSLPHWFGPADQLAVEILHLFVPDGERPVTRTLPTSPT; encoded by the coding sequence ATGGATGCCGATACCGCCGCCGTGCTGGAAGCGATCGGCCCCCGGCTGCGACGGCTGCGCTCGGCACGACAGCTGACCCTGGCCGAGGTCGCAGCGCTCTCCGGCCTCTCGGTGAGCGCGCTGTCGCGGATCGAGACCGGACACCGGCAGCCGACGCTGGACGCGCTGATCCCCCTCGCCCGCGCCTTCGCCGTCTCACTGGACCGGATCATCGGGGCACCCGAGACCGGGGATCCACGGGTGAACCTCGAACCGCAGCGACTCGGCACGGGCGGAGTCGCCGTGCCGCTGACCCAGCACCCCGGCCGTGTGCAGGCGTTCAAGCACGTGCTGGGGCCACGGGAGCCCGTCTTGGCGAGCCACCGGGGTCATGCCTGGATCCACGTGCTCGCCGGACACCTGCGGCTGGTCATCGGACGCGAGGAGCACCTGCTCGAACCGGGGGAGCAGGTCGAGTTCGACTCCTCACTCCCGCACTGGTTCGGGCCGGCCGATCAGCTGGCGGTCGAGATCCTGCACCTCTTCGTCCCGGACGGCGAGCGCCCGGTCACCCGCACGCTTCCAACCTCACCCACGTGA
- the ilvD gene encoding dihydroxy-acid dehydratase: MPTPLRSRTVTHGRNAAGARALFRAAGVNPADFGKPMIAVANSFTEFVPGHTHLQPVGRIVSDAISAAGGIPREFNTIAVDDGIAMGHGGMLYSLPSRDLIADSVEYMVNAHQADALVCISNCDKITPGMLMAALRLNIPTVFVSGGPMEAGRATLVDGSVRTLDLVDAISEAANDTVSDADMKRIEENACPTCGSCSGMFTANSMNCLVEALGLALPGNGSVLATHTARRALYEKAGEVAVEITRRFYEDDDASVLPREVASFAAFENAMALDIAMGGSTNTILHLLAAAHEAGISFGLDEIDAVSRRVPCLAKIAPNPASGRMYYMEDVHRAGGIPAVLGELRRGNLLDENVSTIHSPSFAAWLDDWDIRGGKATDAAMDLWYAAPGGVRSSSAFSQSERWAALDEDAATGCIRDVEHAYSVDGGLAVLRGNLAVDGAVVKTAGVDPSILVFSGPAVVCESQEEAVAKILGKKVQPGDVVVIRYEGPQGGPGMQEMLHPTSFLKGRGLGKVCALITDGRFSGGTSGLSIGHVSPEAAAGGVIALVQDGDIIDIDIPSRSMSLQVSEAELEERRARLLEGTGYQPVDRARPVSLALRAYAAMATSADRGAVRDVEKVERALRAQELQSAAALV; encoded by the coding sequence ATGCCCACCCCTCTTCGCTCCCGTACCGTCACGCACGGCCGCAACGCCGCAGGAGCCCGTGCCCTGTTCCGCGCTGCCGGCGTCAACCCCGCCGACTTCGGCAAGCCGATGATCGCCGTCGCGAACAGCTTCACCGAGTTCGTCCCCGGTCACACCCACCTGCAGCCCGTCGGGCGCATCGTCTCCGACGCGATCTCCGCCGCGGGCGGCATCCCGCGTGAGTTCAACACGATCGCGGTCGACGACGGCATCGCGATGGGCCACGGCGGGATGCTGTACTCGCTCCCCTCGCGCGACCTGATCGCCGACTCCGTCGAGTACATGGTCAATGCGCACCAGGCCGACGCGCTGGTCTGCATCTCGAACTGCGACAAGATCACCCCCGGCATGCTCATGGCCGCGCTGCGCCTGAACATCCCGACCGTCTTCGTCTCGGGCGGCCCGATGGAGGCTGGTCGCGCGACTCTGGTCGACGGCTCCGTGCGCACGCTCGACCTGGTCGACGCCATCTCCGAAGCCGCGAACGACACCGTCTCGGATGCCGACATGAAGCGCATCGAGGAGAACGCCTGCCCGACCTGCGGCTCGTGCTCCGGCATGTTCACCGCGAACTCGATGAACTGCCTCGTGGAGGCGCTCGGCCTCGCCCTGCCGGGCAACGGCTCGGTGCTCGCCACCCACACCGCCCGCCGCGCGCTGTACGAGAAGGCCGGTGAGGTCGCGGTCGAGATCACCCGCCGCTTCTACGAGGACGACGACGCCTCGGTGCTGCCACGTGAGGTCGCGAGCTTCGCGGCGTTCGAGAACGCCATGGCGCTCGACATCGCGATGGGCGGATCGACCAACACGATCCTGCACCTGCTCGCCGCGGCCCACGAGGCCGGCATCAGCTTCGGTCTCGACGAGATCGACGCGGTCTCGCGCCGCGTGCCCTGCCTCGCGAAGATCGCGCCGAACCCGGCCTCGGGCCGTATGTACTACATGGAGGATGTGCATCGCGCCGGCGGCATCCCCGCAGTCCTCGGCGAGCTGCGCCGCGGCAACCTGCTCGACGAGAACGTCAGCACCATCCACTCCCCCTCGTTCGCTGCCTGGCTGGACGACTGGGACATCCGCGGGGGCAAGGCGACGGATGCCGCGATGGACCTCTGGTATGCGGCCCCCGGCGGGGTGCGCTCGTCGAGCGCGTTCTCGCAGTCCGAGCGCTGGGCGGCCCTGGATGAGGATGCCGCGACCGGCTGCATCCGCGATGTCGAGCATGCCTACTCGGTCGACGGCGGTCTCGCCGTGCTCCGCGGCAACCTCGCTGTCGACGGCGCCGTGGTGAAGACCGCCGGCGTCGACCCCTCGATCCTGGTGTTCTCCGGTCCCGCCGTGGTGTGCGAGTCGCAGGAGGAGGCGGTGGCGAAGATCCTCGGCAAGAAGGTGCAGCCGGGCGACGTGGTCGTCATCCGCTACGAAGGCCCCCAGGGCGGCCCCGGTATGCAGGAGATGCTGCACCCGACCTCGTTCCTCAAGGGTCGTGGGCTCGGCAAGGTGTGCGCCCTCATCACGGACGGCCGCTTCTCTGGCGGCACGTCGGGGCTGTCGATCGGCCATGTCTCCCCCGAAGCGGCCGCCGGCGGCGTGATCGCCCTGGTGCAGGACGGCGACATCATCGACATCGACATCCCTTCGCGCTCCATGTCGCTGCAGGTCAGCGAGGCCGAGCTCGAGGAGCGCCGTGCCCGCCTGCTCGAGGGCACCGGCTATCAGCCCGTCGACCGTGCCCGGCCGGTGTCGCTGGCGCTGCGGGCGTATGCGGCGATGGCGACCTCGGCCGACCGCGGTGCCGTGCGCGACGTCGAGAAGGTCGAGCGCGCCCTGCGGGCGCAGGAGCTGCAGAGCGCTGCCGCTCTCGTCTGA
- a CDS encoding GH92 family glycosyl hydrolase: MRVPSPRNARPARRSWAAAGIAVTVSLAMLTPVQASAAAGSTFASSFESADAAPALTGTGNAINVTGSQFAPGSVLGGVTAVTASAQNTPNEGAAFVADGNASSKWLAFTNKAWVQYQLAQPQPMVRYTLTSGNDEPDRDPKDFRVQGSNNGTDWVTVDERSGELFSGRGETRTFTLATPSEAYTYYRLDVLATKTPSKNIVQLAGWEPIAVDGATPEPADLKLQIGNGPTSSDTAKTGVGFTGTKALQYTGRHLAAGPASSTSVLYDDVDLAVADDSELSYLVFPVLDGEQTYAATFVAVDLTFDDGTSLSTSGAVDSYGYGANARQQGQANVLWPNQWNKVTVDLGQFAGRTVDDILFTYDHPGTDVTGVEVPTGDTAFSGWLDDVAIGAAEELDTTDGLVSYVDTRRGTNSTGGFSRGNNLPATAWPNGFNFITPMTNADNVGTIYQYQRANNAQNLPALNGIGFSHQPSIWMGDRNQIAVLPAANANPTSSLNDRKLTFHHENETARPDIYGVEFDNGINTEVTATDHGAIYRFEFTGDASSVLIDQLVNSSKLTISGDTVSGWVDGGSGYPGRTRMFVYGTFDREPTASGATTRGDRNGTARYAAFDTTTDRTVELRLSSSFISQDQAKANHGFELEGVSFDRAHKAVRDAWNERLGVVHDVKGASDTQLVTLYSSLYRLNLYPNSQFENTGTATKPVYKYASPVSATSGSATDTQTNAKIVDGKIYVNNGFWDTYRTAWPLYSLLYPDVTEELVDGFVQQYRDGGWVARWSSPGYADLMTGTSSDVAFADAYLAGALSTDTALEAYDAAVKNATVLPESNAVGRKGLGQSIFLGYTEASTHESASWGLEGYINDFGIAEMAKALSEDPKTPSDRVAQLKEEATYFEARAEHYVEMYNPEAGTFTSRNADGSWTSGADFDKKAWGGAFTEASAWTFGFHAPHDVDGLAALYGGRQGLLDVMHDFLTTREKADYSGIHEAREARDVRLGMLGMSNQIAHHIPYVLAEAGDPSGAQELIRDIQDRLFVGSDIGQGYPGDEDNGEFSAWYVFSALGFYPLEVGSGNYTIGTPLFDSATLSIGDTDLVINAPGASTGKDYVAGVSVNGTAIDSTTFDGDLVREGGTLDFTMSAEPSAWGAKDLGEKLEVPTTLVDATKVGRGTLTATDGTPVGSLADDNMNSKVTFAGDSTELVWTSQSGPVSIGQYTLTSAAKADAPSSWTLEGSVDGTTWTEIDSREGETFTWDTQTRPFTAQNADGFTSVKLTLTSKSEALSLSEVELFASASDADGLQISAGAPQRVKVDTEFTGSLATIVGTETEASGYTVTVDYGDDTEVTDVKLVRDDLGGWKVSAPHTFTAPGTYSAGITVRDSSGAVAQTTATVTVYRDETLVGAFNNVCIGDLGVTAANCDSQGHGYYRDKLAADGFVQGETLTIPGTELTYDLPAVAAGAPDNITGEGQTVRLSLGVGATQLSFVGTATESNRDSQAVLHFTDGSTQTVTISLGDWVGASGNPYKQNTVLTISEGRLSGTGAESGGAKNTAIFATAPITLDVDDKGAPKIVESLTMPKEPGSLNDGRVHIFAIGSDGDRSAAAPLNVEAGTVSGQIAGEAFDATLATVTGGAGDSTAIVNWGDGSPVTAVEVEDGAVAADHTYATAGTFTVTVTADDGVQSAEATLEIAVEEPEPEYAPEIAAPDEAHPGDAVEITGTGFAPGENVSIRIDDEEPVVVKADDDGAIRGDIVVPAYAVDGDHPVVALGDVSNVEARTSLRVTAETSAPESTSVALAAGSDDPVAGESVALTATVTPADAAGKVDFFEGDTVVGSATVTAGTATADVLIATSGTHTFVARFVPSDPEAYRGSESAPLTLEVRGTPVLEAEIVIGAKSVVQGGSVEVIGRGFASGESVSLTLHSDPISLGEVTADGTGAFRVQVTVPASAPVGDHTLIAQGADSGLSAEGALRVTAAASGGGDGLAGTGGAIPLTLISLLLVLLAAGGVLVLRRRRVES, encoded by the coding sequence ATGAGGGTCCCCAGCCCGAGGAATGCACGACCCGCCCGCCGATCATGGGCGGCAGCCGGCATCGCGGTGACGGTGAGCCTGGCCATGCTGACGCCGGTCCAGGCGTCCGCCGCGGCAGGTTCGACGTTCGCGTCATCGTTCGAGTCGGCTGATGCGGCGCCCGCGCTGACCGGCACCGGCAACGCGATCAACGTCACCGGCAGTCAGTTCGCCCCCGGCAGCGTGCTCGGCGGCGTCACCGCCGTCACGGCATCCGCCCAGAACACCCCGAACGAAGGCGCGGCCTTCGTCGCCGACGGCAACGCCTCCTCGAAGTGGCTCGCCTTCACGAACAAGGCGTGGGTGCAGTACCAGCTCGCGCAGCCCCAGCCCATGGTGCGCTACACGCTCACCTCCGGCAACGATGAGCCCGACCGCGACCCGAAGGACTTCCGGGTGCAGGGCTCGAACAACGGCACCGACTGGGTGACCGTCGACGAGCGCAGCGGCGAGCTGTTCAGCGGCCGCGGCGAGACCCGCACCTTCACCCTCGCGACACCGAGCGAGGCGTACACGTATTACCGCCTCGACGTGCTCGCCACCAAGACTCCCAGTAAGAACATCGTGCAGTTGGCCGGGTGGGAGCCGATCGCCGTCGATGGCGCGACGCCAGAGCCCGCCGACCTCAAGCTGCAGATCGGCAACGGCCCCACCAGCTCCGACACGGCCAAGACCGGTGTCGGCTTCACCGGCACGAAGGCGCTGCAGTACACCGGACGCCACCTCGCCGCCGGCCCCGCCTCGTCGACCAGCGTCCTGTACGACGACGTCGATCTCGCGGTCGCGGATGACAGCGAGCTGTCGTACCTCGTCTTCCCGGTGCTCGACGGCGAGCAGACCTACGCCGCCACGTTCGTCGCGGTCGACCTGACCTTCGACGACGGCACGTCGCTCTCCACCAGTGGTGCCGTCGACTCCTACGGTTACGGCGCGAACGCGCGGCAGCAGGGTCAGGCCAATGTGCTGTGGCCGAACCAGTGGAACAAGGTGACGGTCGATCTCGGCCAGTTCGCCGGACGCACGGTCGACGACATCCTCTTCACGTACGACCACCCCGGCACCGACGTCACGGGCGTCGAGGTGCCCACCGGCGACACCGCCTTCAGCGGATGGCTGGATGACGTCGCGATCGGTGCAGCGGAGGAGCTCGACACCACCGACGGACTCGTCTCGTACGTCGACACCCGTCGTGGCACGAACTCGACCGGCGGATTCTCGCGCGGCAACAACCTGCCGGCGACCGCGTGGCCGAACGGCTTCAACTTCATCACCCCGATGACCAACGCCGACAACGTCGGAACGATCTACCAGTACCAGCGCGCCAACAACGCGCAGAACCTGCCGGCTCTGAACGGCATCGGCTTCTCGCACCAGCCCAGCATCTGGATGGGCGACCGCAACCAGATCGCCGTGCTGCCCGCCGCGAACGCCAACCCCACGTCGTCGCTGAACGACCGCAAGCTCACGTTCCACCACGAGAACGAGACGGCACGGCCCGACATCTACGGCGTCGAGTTCGACAACGGCATCAACACCGAGGTCACCGCGACCGACCACGGCGCGATCTACCGCTTCGAGTTCACCGGCGACGCCAGCTCCGTGCTGATCGACCAGCTCGTGAACAGCTCGAAGCTCACCATCTCGGGTGACACCGTGAGCGGATGGGTCGACGGCGGATCCGGCTACCCGGGTCGCACGCGCATGTTCGTCTACGGCACGTTCGACCGCGAGCCCACGGCATCCGGTGCGACCACCCGTGGCGACCGCAACGGCACCGCACGCTACGCGGCGTTCGACACCACCACCGACCGCACGGTCGAGCTGCGTCTGTCGTCGTCGTTCATCTCGCAGGACCAGGCGAAGGCCAACCACGGCTTCGAGCTCGAGGGCGTCTCGTTCGACCGGGCTCACAAGGCGGTCCGCGATGCGTGGAACGAGCGGCTCGGCGTCGTGCATGACGTCAAGGGCGCGAGCGACACCCAGCTGGTGACGCTGTACTCGAGCCTGTACCGCCTGAATCTGTACCCCAACTCGCAGTTCGAGAACACGGGCACGGCCACCAAGCCGGTCTACAAGTACGCCAGCCCGGTCTCCGCGACCAGTGGATCGGCGACCGACACGCAGACGAACGCGAAGATCGTCGACGGCAAGATCTATGTCAACAACGGCTTCTGGGACACGTATCGCACGGCCTGGCCGCTGTACTCGCTGCTCTACCCCGACGTGACCGAGGAACTGGTCGACGGTTTCGTGCAGCAGTACCGCGACGGCGGATGGGTCGCGCGGTGGTCCTCTCCGGGCTACGCCGATCTCATGACCGGGACGAGCTCCGACGTCGCGTTCGCCGATGCCTACCTCGCCGGTGCGCTCAGCACCGACACTGCACTCGAGGCGTATGACGCCGCGGTCAAGAACGCCACCGTGCTGCCGGAATCCAACGCCGTCGGTCGCAAGGGGCTCGGTCAGTCGATCTTCCTCGGCTACACCGAGGCGAGCACCCATGAGAGCGCGTCGTGGGGGCTCGAGGGCTACATCAATGACTTCGGCATCGCCGAGATGGCGAAGGCCCTCTCGGAGGACCCGAAGACGCCGTCCGACCGCGTCGCGCAGCTGAAGGAGGAGGCGACCTACTTCGAGGCACGTGCCGAGCACTACGTCGAGATGTACAACCCCGAAGCGGGTACGTTCACCTCGCGCAACGCAGACGGCAGCTGGACCTCCGGCGCCGACTTCGACAAGAAGGCCTGGGGCGGTGCCTTCACCGAGGCCAGCGCCTGGACCTTCGGGTTCCACGCGCCCCACGACGTCGACGGCCTCGCCGCGCTGTACGGCGGACGCCAGGGGCTCCTTGACGTGATGCACGACTTCCTCACCACTCGCGAGAAGGCGGACTACTCCGGCATCCACGAGGCTCGGGAGGCGCGCGACGTGCGCCTGGGCATGCTCGGTATGTCGAACCAGATCGCGCACCACATCCCCTACGTGCTCGCCGAGGCGGGCGACCCCTCCGGAGCGCAGGAGCTGATCCGCGACATCCAGGACCGTCTCTTCGTGGGTTCCGACATCGGCCAGGGCTACCCGGGCGATGAGGACAACGGCGAGTTCTCGGCCTGGTACGTGTTCTCGGCCCTCGGCTTCTACCCGCTCGAGGTGGGATCGGGGAATTACACCATCGGCACGCCGCTGTTCGACAGCGCGACGCTCTCGATCGGTGACACGGACCTGGTCATCAACGCTCCAGGAGCGTCGACGGGCAAGGACTACGTCGCCGGGGTCAGCGTCAACGGCACGGCCATCGACTCCACCACGTTCGACGGAGACCTGGTGCGCGAGGGAGGAACTCTCGACTTCACGATGAGCGCTGAGCCGTCCGCGTGGGGTGCCAAGGACCTCGGCGAGAAGCTGGAGGTTCCCACCACGCTGGTCGACGCCACGAAGGTCGGCCGCGGCACGCTCACGGCCACCGACGGAACGCCCGTCGGCTCGCTGGCCGACGACAACATGAACTCCAAGGTCACGTTCGCGGGCGACTCGACCGAGCTGGTGTGGACCTCGCAGTCCGGACCGGTCTCGATCGGGCAGTACACGCTGACCAGTGCCGCGAAGGCGGATGCCCCGTCGAGCTGGACGCTGGAGGGATCGGTCGACGGCACGACGTGGACCGAGATCGACAGCCGCGAGGGCGAGACGTTCACCTGGGACACCCAGACCCGGCCGTTCACGGCTCAGAACGCGGATGGCTTCACGAGCGTGAAGCTCACGCTGACGTCGAAGAGCGAGGCGCTGTCGCTGTCGGAGGTCGAGCTGTTCGCCTCGGCGTCGGATGCCGACGGACTCCAGATCTCTGCCGGCGCCCCGCAGCGGGTGAAGGTCGACACCGAGTTCACCGGTTCGCTCGCGACGATCGTCGGCACCGAGACGGAGGCCTCCGGCTACACCGTCACGGTCGACTACGGCGACGACACCGAGGTGACCGACGTGAAGCTGGTGCGCGACGACCTGGGCGGCTGGAAGGTGAGCGCACCGCACACCTTCACGGCTCCCGGCACCTACTCGGCCGGCATCACGGTGCGCGACTCGAGCGGCGCGGTGGCCCAGACCACCGCGACCGTCACGGTCTACCGTGATGAGACGCTGGTCGGTGCCTTCAACAACGTCTGCATCGGCGACCTGGGCGTCACCGCGGCCAACTGCGATTCGCAGGGTCACGGCTACTACCGCGACAAGCTCGCCGCGGACGGGTTCGTGCAGGGCGAGACCCTGACGATCCCGGGCACCGAGCTGACGTACGACCTCCCGGCGGTGGCTGCGGGTGCGCCCGACAACATCACCGGCGAGGGTCAGACCGTGCGTCTGTCGCTCGGCGTCGGTGCCACGCAGCTCTCCTTCGTCGGAACGGCGACCGAGAGCAACCGCGATTCGCAGGCCGTGCTGCACTTCACCGACGGCAGCACGCAGACGGTGACGATCAGCCTGGGCGACTGGGTCGGAGCGTCCGGCAACCCGTACAAGCAGAACACCGTGCTGACGATCTCGGAGGGCCGTCTCTCCGGAACGGGGGCGGAATCGGGAGGAGCCAAGAACACGGCGATCTTCGCGACCGCGCCGATCACGCTCGATGTCGATGACAAGGGCGCGCCCAAGATCGTCGAGTCGCTGACGATGCCGAAGGAGCCGGGTTCGTTGAACGACGGACGCGTGCACATCTTCGCCATCGGCTCCGACGGCGACCGCTCGGCCGCCGCACCGCTGAACGTCGAGGCCGGCACCGTATCGGGTCAGATCGCCGGCGAGGCGTTCGACGCGACGCTCGCCACGGTCACCGGCGGTGCCGGAGACAGCACCGCGATCGTCAACTGGGGTGACGGTTCTCCCGTCACCGCGGTCGAGGTCGAAGACGGCGCCGTCGCCGCAGACCACACCTACGCCACGGCGGGTACCTTCACGGTGACCGTCACGGCGGACGACGGTGTGCAGTCGGCGGAGGCGACGCTCGAGATCGCGGTCGAGGAGCCGGAACCCGAGTACGCCCCGGAGATCGCGGCACCCGACGAGGCGCACCCTGGCGACGCGGTCGAGATCACCGGCACCGGCTTCGCCCCCGGCGAGAACGTGTCGATCCGCATCGACGACGAGGAGCCGGTGGTCGTGAAGGCCGATGACGACGGCGCGATCCGCGGCGACATCGTGGTGCCCGCGTATGCGGTGGACGGCGATCACCCCGTGGTGGCGCTGGGCGACGTCTCGAACGTCGAAGCCCGGACGTCACTCCGGGTCACCGCCGAGACCTCGGCCCCGGAGAGCACCTCGGTGGCCCTGGCCGCGGGCTCGGACGATCCCGTCGCCGGAGAATCGGTCGCACTCACCGCGACGGTCACCCCGGCCGACGCGGCGGGCAAGGTCGACTTCTTCGAGGGTGACACCGTGGTCGGTTCGGCCACCGTCACTGCGGGTACCGCGACCGCCGACGTGCTGATCGCGACCTCGGGTACGCACACCTTCGTGGCACGGTTCGTGCCGTCCGACCCGGAGGCCTACCGCGGCTCCGAGTCGGCACCGCTCACGCTCGAGGTCCGCGGCACTCCGGTGCTGGAGGCCGAGATCGTGATCGGGGCGAAGAGCGTGGTGCAGGGCGGTAGCGTCGAGGTCATCGGTCGTGGCTTCGCCTCGGGCGAGAGCGTCTCCTTGACGCTGCACTCCGACCCGATCAGCCTCGGAGAGGTCACGGCGGACGGCACCGGAGCGTTCCGGGTGCAGGTGACCGTGCCGGCATCCGCTCCGGTGGGCGATCACACGCTCATCGCGCAAGGCGCTGACTCCGGTCTGAGCGCCGAGGGTGCGCTGCGCGTGACCGCGGCGGCATCCGGTGGCGGCGACGGACTGGCCGGGACGGGCGGAGCGATCCCCCTGACGCTCATCAGCCTGCTGCTGGTCCTGCTGGCCGCCGGTGGCGTGCTCGTCCTCCGACGGCGCCGCGTGGAGTCCTGA
- a CDS encoding LacI family DNA-binding transcriptional regulator, with amino-acid sequence MTRTDDEATPRPTLAQVAARAGVSLKTASRALGGESYVSAKTLASVLAAAAELDYQRNAAASLLASGRLAESIGLITGDFTNPFYSALAQAIEDEIRPRGMHLSVANSRESAEQEQRVAHDLADRQTKAVITVSAMTDHSDYAQLQARGIPVVFVDRPAENLDADSVVFDNREGGRLAARHLIDAGHHRIAFIGDYAWLPTYRQRLAGMGDVLDGHSSGWRELLRTDAHDVPSSRECMRDLLALETPPTAVVAGNNRILLGVMEEIAEHPEASPAVIGFDEPEWAQVLGISVVTGDVEALGRQAARLAVARLSDRTRAYESVVIPMQLIPRRSTATHPGSTI; translated from the coding sequence ATGACACGCACAGACGACGAGGCGACGCCGCGGCCGACGCTCGCGCAGGTCGCCGCCCGCGCGGGCGTCAGTTTGAAGACGGCATCCCGAGCCCTCGGCGGCGAGTCGTACGTGAGCGCGAAGACGCTCGCCAGCGTGCTGGCCGCCGCCGCCGAGCTCGACTATCAGCGCAACGCCGCCGCGAGCCTGCTGGCCAGCGGACGCCTCGCCGAGTCGATCGGACTGATCACCGGAGACTTCACCAACCCGTTCTACTCCGCGCTCGCACAGGCCATCGAAGACGAGATCCGTCCCCGCGGCATGCACCTCTCGGTCGCGAACTCCCGAGAGTCCGCCGAGCAGGAGCAGCGCGTCGCCCACGACCTCGCCGACCGCCAGACCAAGGCCGTGATCACGGTCTCCGCCATGACCGACCACTCCGACTACGCGCAACTGCAGGCCCGCGGCATCCCCGTGGTCTTCGTCGACCGTCCGGCCGAGAACCTCGACGCGGACTCGGTCGTCTTCGACAACCGCGAGGGGGGACGCCTGGCCGCCCGGCACCTGATCGACGCCGGCCACCACCGCATCGCCTTCATCGGCGACTACGCCTGGCTGCCCACGTATCGCCAGCGCCTCGCCGGCATGGGCGACGTGCTCGACGGTCACAGCTCGGGGTGGCGAGAGCTGCTGCGCACCGACGCGCACGACGTGCCATCGTCGCGGGAGTGCATGCGTGACCTGCTCGCGCTGGAGACCCCGCCGACCGCGGTGGTCGCGGGGAACAACCGCATCCTCCTCGGTGTGATGGAGGAGATCGCCGAGCACCCCGAGGCCTCACCCGCAGTGATCGGCTTCGACGAGCCGGAGTGGGCGCAGGTACTCGGCATCAGCGTCGTCACCGGCGACGTCGAGGCACTGGGCCGTCAGGCCGCTCGCCTCGCTGTCGCCCGCCTGAGCGATCGCACGCGCGCGTACGAGAGCGTCGTGATCCCGATGCAGCTCATCCCCCGACGCTCGACGGCCACGCACCCCGGTTCGACGATCTGA
- a CDS encoding helix-turn-helix transcriptional regulator: protein MASDEQQRRELGAFLRARREHLDRAAFGLPPAGRGRTVGLRREEISYLSGVSVTWYTWLEQGRDINPSRQVLDAVATTLHLTVTEHDYVLTLAGFAPARPGGGAAVETAPAHVQRFLDALDEHPAYALAPDWGVAGWNAAYEALYPNVAQTPPEQRNLLWLIFTDPYVRSLLDDWDVTSRRFLAEFRAEAGPRLGDPRYRDLVSRLVEASPEFRERWESHDIRGFQSRERVFQHPELGRLVFEHHQLRPSDQTEIQLVVYVADADTKERFAAART, encoded by the coding sequence ATGGCGAGCGACGAGCAACAGCGGAGGGAACTCGGCGCCTTCCTGCGCGCCCGCCGCGAGCACCTCGATCGCGCCGCCTTCGGGCTCCCTCCCGCCGGACGCGGCCGCACGGTCGGCCTGCGCCGCGAGGAGATCTCCTACCTCTCCGGCGTCAGCGTCACCTGGTACACCTGGCTCGAACAGGGACGCGACATCAACCCCTCCCGCCAGGTGCTGGATGCCGTCGCCACCACACTGCACCTCACGGTCACGGAACACGACTACGTGCTGACGCTCGCCGGTTTCGCCCCCGCACGCCCGGGCGGAGGAGCGGCCGTCGAGACCGCGCCCGCCCACGTGCAGCGGTTCCTCGACGCGCTCGATGAGCATCCGGCGTACGCTCTCGCGCCCGACTGGGGCGTCGCCGGGTGGAATGCGGCCTACGAGGCTCTGTACCCCAACGTGGCGCAGACCCCGCCCGAACAGCGCAACCTGCTGTGGCTGATCTTCACCGATCCGTATGTGCGCTCGCTGCTCGACGACTGGGATGTCACGAGTCGCCGCTTCCTGGCCGAGTTCCGCGCCGAGGCCGGCCCCCGCCTGGGAGACCCCCGCTACCGCGACCTCGTCTCGCGCCTGGTGGAGGCGAGCCCGGAGTTCCGGGAGCGCTGGGAGAGCCACGACATCCGCGGATTCCAGTCCCGCGAGCGGGTGTTCCAGCATCCGGAGCTCGGACGACTGGTCTTCGAGCACCACCAGCTGCGCCCCTCGGACCAGACCGAGATCCAGCTCGTCGTCTACGTCGCGGATGCCGATACCAAGGAGCGGTTCGCCGCCGCGAGAACGTAG